One region of Paenibacillus polymyxa M1 genomic DNA includes:
- a CDS encoding transketolase family protein — MNKIPNRQVICETLLSLAKEDRDIMVLASDSRGSAAMAPFADAYPEQFVEVGIAEQNIVGMSAGLAHSGKKPFVTSPACFLSMRSIEQIKVDVAYSGTNVKLIGISGGVSYGALGMSHHSVQDIAVARAIPGLMVLLPADRHETKKMTEALVQHEGGAYVRIGRNAVEDIYPSDDYPFEIGKAVTLREGSDITLIGAGETVRIILDAAELLQQMGVKACVLNMHTIKPLDEEAIIAAARETRGIVTVEEHSVFGGLGAAVAEVVVQHQPVPMKVLGIPDEPAIAGKTAEVFEHYGLTSDNISKIVLELMNK, encoded by the coding sequence ATGAACAAAATCCCTAATCGTCAGGTCATCTGTGAAACGTTGCTTAGTCTTGCCAAAGAGGATCGGGATATTATGGTGTTGGCTAGTGATTCTCGCGGCTCTGCTGCTATGGCCCCCTTTGCCGATGCCTATCCGGAACAATTTGTGGAAGTAGGCATTGCCGAGCAAAATATCGTCGGTATGTCTGCCGGACTCGCACACAGCGGTAAAAAGCCGTTCGTCACCTCTCCTGCCTGCTTCCTGAGTATGCGTAGTATTGAGCAAATCAAGGTAGATGTAGCTTATTCCGGAACCAATGTAAAACTGATTGGGATAAGCGGTGGTGTTAGCTACGGCGCACTGGGGATGTCTCATCACTCTGTCCAAGATATTGCTGTGGCCAGAGCGATTCCTGGTTTGATGGTCTTACTCCCCGCCGATCGTCATGAAACCAAGAAAATGACCGAAGCGCTGGTTCAGCATGAAGGAGGCGCATATGTACGGATCGGACGTAATGCTGTTGAGGATATCTATCCGTCTGATGATTATCCATTTGAGATTGGAAAAGCTGTCACCTTGCGAGAAGGATCAGACATTACTCTGATTGGCGCTGGTGAGACCGTCCGTATTATTCTGGATGCGGCTGAGTTGCTCCAGCAGATGGGTGTGAAAGCTTGTGTTCTCAATATGCACACCATCAAGCCACTTGATGAGGAAGCGATCATCGCCGCAGCCCGGGAAACGAGAGGTATTGTCACCGTGGAGGAACATAGTGTATTCGGAGGCTTGGGTGCTGCCGTAGCAGAAGTGGTGGTTCAACATCAACCGGTTCCTATGAAAGTGCTGGGCATACCGGATGAACCGGCGATTGCCGGCAAAACAGCTGAAGTCTTTGAACATTATGGACTTACCTCTGACAATATCAGCAAGATTGTGCTCGAATTGATGAACAAGTAA
- the glpK gene encoding glycerol kinase GlpK, with the protein MNIETYILAIDQSTSGTKTLLVNQQGDVITRYSLEHKQYYPQPGWVEHDPLEIYHNVLIAAKGVLEKAGLSPSSLAAVTITNQRETALIWDRSTGLPIYNAIVWQCQRTAEVCTRLKNTGYEDVIRSKTGLMLDPYFSAAKFNWILEHVPHASQLLAEGKLLAGTIDSWLLWKLTGGQIHATDYSNASRTSLFNIHTLAWDMDLCSIFGVPSSILPEVKASDALYGYTQEAELWAEQVAISGIIGDSQGALYGHRCFETGDAKATYGTGTSVLMNIGSQPVQGGDGLVTTIAWGASGKITYALEAVIRTTGDSIKWTRDNLGLFSSFEEMQSMITELQDNEGVYLIPAFVGLGAPYWNPSARAAIVGMTRGNGKAHIVRAALESIGYQVRDAVEFIREQSGVPLTSLRTDGGASSNSWLMQFQADILGTHVTRSTCAELSAMGSVYLGGLGVGYWSDSKSIVTGNTSDQNLYEHYTPSMDEVRRQRLYTGWQNAVQMVIRSDQPLTSSSSANC; encoded by the coding sequence ATGAATATCGAGACCTATATTCTGGCGATCGATCAAAGCACTTCTGGAACCAAAACTCTGCTGGTCAATCAGCAGGGCGATGTGATTACCCGTTATTCTTTGGAGCACAAACAATATTACCCACAGCCGGGCTGGGTTGAACATGACCCGCTTGAGATATATCACAATGTGCTTATTGCTGCGAAAGGCGTACTGGAGAAAGCCGGACTTTCTCCCTCCTCGCTGGCCGCAGTAACGATTACGAATCAGCGAGAAACGGCTCTGATCTGGGACCGTTCTACTGGCTTGCCTATCTATAATGCCATTGTATGGCAGTGCCAGCGAACGGCAGAGGTCTGCACACGCTTGAAGAATACTGGCTATGAAGATGTTATACGCTCCAAGACAGGTCTAATGCTCGATCCTTATTTCTCTGCCGCCAAGTTCAATTGGATTTTGGAACATGTACCTCATGCCTCCCAATTGCTTGCTGAAGGTAAACTACTTGCGGGGACCATTGACAGCTGGCTGCTATGGAAACTTACAGGCGGTCAAATACATGCAACCGATTACAGCAACGCCAGCCGTACTTCCCTTTTTAACATTCACACGCTGGCTTGGGATATGGATTTGTGCAGTATATTTGGTGTGCCTTCCTCCATACTCCCTGAGGTAAAAGCATCCGATGCCTTGTATGGCTATACACAGGAAGCGGAATTATGGGCCGAACAAGTAGCTATATCAGGCATAATCGGAGATTCACAGGGTGCACTGTACGGACACCGTTGCTTCGAGACTGGCGACGCCAAAGCGACATATGGGACTGGAACATCTGTACTTATGAATATTGGTTCGCAACCCGTGCAGGGCGGTGACGGCCTGGTCACAACGATTGCCTGGGGGGCTTCAGGAAAGATTACTTATGCATTGGAAGCCGTTATACGTACGACCGGAGACAGTATAAAATGGACAAGGGATAATTTAGGATTATTCTCGTCATTTGAGGAAATGCAATCCATGATCACCGAATTGCAGGACAATGAGGGCGTATATCTGATCCCTGCTTTTGTTGGTTTAGGTGCTCCCTACTGGAATCCCTCTGCACGTGCTGCAATTGTGGGTATGACCCGTGGAAACGGCAAAGCACATATTGTGCGCGCAGCGCTGGAGAGTATCGGGTATCAAGTGAGAGATGCGGTAGAATTTATACGTGAACAATCCGGTGTACCCCTTACTAGTTTACGTACAGATGGCGGGGCCTCATCTAACAGCTGGCTCATGCAGTTTCAGGCAGATATTTTGGGTACCCATGTTACCCGCTCTACCTGTGCCGAGCTGTCTGCAATGGGCTCTGTGTATCTGGGCGGTCTTGGAGTCGGATACTGGTCAGATTCTAAAAGCATCGTCACGGGAAACACCTCTGATCAGAATCTATATGAGCACTACACTCCTAGTATGGATGAAGTCAGGCGCCAGCGGCTTTATACAGGTTGGCAAAATGCTGTGCAGATGGTAATACGTTCAGACCAACCGCTTACATCATCTTCTTCCGCTAACTGTTGA